One Methylorubrum extorquens genomic window, TTCGTCGTGACGCTCGGCGACGTCATCGACCGCGACGTGGCGAGCTACGAGAAGATCCTGCCGATCTACCGGACGCTGCGCCACGAGACCCGGTTCCTGCTCGGCAATCACGACTTCCAAGTGGCGCCTGAAGATCTCGGGCGGGTGCCGGGCCTGCTCGGCATGGAGGGGCCGTACTACGACTTTGCAGTCGCCGGCATCCGTTTCATCGTACTCGACGGTAACGATGTCTCGCTGTTTGCCCCGCCACCGGACGATCCGCGCCGGAGGCTGGCTGCGGAGCGCCTGGAGCAGGCCAATGCGGCCGGCCTCGTCAACGCCAAGCCCTGGAATGGGTCGCTCAGTGAGTTACAGTTCACGTGGCTGGAGCGCCGGCTGGCGGCGGCGCGGAAGGCCGGCGAGCGGGTCGTCGTGCTCAACCATTACCCCATCGCGCCCGACAACCCGCACAATCTCTGGGATGCCGGCCGGATCACGGGGCTGCTCGCGGGGCAGCCCCACGTTATCGCCTATTTCAACGGCCACAATCATGCGGGCAATTACGCCGAGCGCGACGGAATCCACTACGTCAACTTCCACGGCATGGTAGACACGCCGGACAGCTCGGCCTTTGCCGTGGTGGAGATCGCGGGCGACCGACTGGAAATCCGCGGGTTCGGCCGCGAGCCGAGCCGCTCACTGACCCTCAAGACCGCCTGAGGACGCCCGTGCTCCGACGGCTCGGAGCCCCATCGATGCGTTTCCTCGCCGCGGCCATTCTCGTGTCGCTCACGGCCTCGCCCGCCCTGGCGGCCTTCCCCTGCGACGAGCTGTGGGGCGAGCGCAACGCGATCTACAAGGATGCGGGCTACTGCTTCCGCACCGAGCGGGCGATCCGCGCCTTCGGCAATTCCGGCTGCAAGTACGACGCGCTGGCCGATGTGCCGCTCTCCGCCCGCCAGCGCGCCGACATCGCCGATATCCAGCGCCAGGAACGCGAGAACGGCTGCGCACGCTGATGTCTTGTGAAGCCGCCCGCCGTCACGGCGGGTGGAGCGAAGCCGTCGAGGGCCGCAACGCAACCGGGTGAGATGCCCGGCTTGAAGCGTCGCGGCCCGGATCGCTTCGGCTCCGCCCCGCGATGACGGTTCAGCCCTTCAGCACACGCCCGGCCACCGCGTCGAGCTTGGCCAGCAGCTCCGGATCACGGTGCGCGGGCGCCGTCATGATCGCGCCGTCCAGCGCCCGGTGCGAGCCCGCCGGGCAATCCTCGCGCTCGGCCGGAAAGTCGCGGGCAACGCGGGAGACGAGCTGGGCCGCCTTGTCGGCGTTGGCGCGGGCGACGGCGATCACCGAGGCGACGTCCACGCTGTCGTGGCTCGGGTGCCAGCAATCGTAGTCCGTCACCATGGCGATGGTCGCGTAGGTGATCTCGCCCTCGCGGGCGAGCTTGGCCTCGGGCATGTTGGTCATGCCGATGACGTCGAAATTCGCCGCCTTGTAGTGCTTCGACTCGGCCATCGAGGAGAATTGCGGCCCCTCCATGCAGACATAGGTGCCGCCCTTGTGCACCGTGATGCCCTCGGCTTCCGCCGCGGCGGCGATGCGCCGCTGCAGCAGCGGCCCGACCGGATGAGCGAAGGGCACGTGGGCGACGCAGCCATTGCCGAAGAACGAGGTCGCGCGCCCGAAGGTGCGGTCAACGAACTGATCGACCAGAACGAACAGGCCGGGATGCAGCTCGTTGCGGAACGAGCCGCAAGCCGAGAGCGAGACGATGTCGGTGACGCCCGCGCGCTTCAGCACGTCGATGTTGGCGCGGTAGTTGATGCCCGTGGGTGAGAAGCGGTGGCCGCGCCCGTGGCGGGCCAGGAACACCACCTTGGTCTCGCCGATGCGGCCGATGCGCAGCGCGTCGGAGGGCTCGCCCCAGGGCGACGTGATCGCCTCCTCGCGGACATCCTCCAGGCCGGGCAGGTCGTAGACGCCCGAGCCGCCGATCACGCCGAGAACCGCTGCCGTCATGCAAGAATACCCTTGTCTATGGGCCAAGCCGAAAGGCACGCTGCGCATCTGCTGCGCGCAGGGCGCCGTCAGTCCCGGCGGTGATATTTTTTGAATGGGCCCGGATCGGTTCGTCCGGTGCTGGGGAACCTTTAACGTAGGCATTCCCCGACACGCAAACGGGCCCGCGAGGGGCCCGTTCGTCGGTTCGACCGTGGGAGCGCTGGCTCAGTAGGTCTTATGCAGCTCGGGCTGGAGGCCGTGCACCTCGCCGCCGACCTTCTTCCAAACCTGCTTCTTCACGTAGAACAGCAGACCCGCCAGGACGAAGAGGAACAGGATCACCCGAAGGCCCAGAGACTTGCGGGCCATCATGTGCGGCTCGGCCGCCCAGGCCATGAAGGCCGACACGTCGCGCGAGTACTGGTCCGCCGTCTCCGGCACGAACAGTTCGCCCTTGTCGTTCTTCGGGTATGTGACCTGGCCGTCGCTGATCGGCGGCGGCATCGCGATCACGTGGCCGGGATAGTATTTGTTGTAGTAGCCGCTCTCAGGCATCGTGAAACCCTTGGGGGCGTCCTCGTAGCCGGTCAGGAGCGCGTGGATGTAATCGACGCCCTGCTCGGAATAGCCGGTGAAGGGCAGCGCATCGAACACGAAGAGCGGGAAGCCGCGCTCGTAGGTGCGGGCTTTGGCCAGCACCGAGAAGTCCGGCGGCGCCTTGCCGCCATTGGCTGCCGCAGCCGCCTTATCGTTCGGGAACGGCGACGGGAAGCGATCGGCCGGACGGGCCGGACGCTCCTTCTCGGCGCCGGAATCGTCGAGTTCCTTGACGCTGTAGGTCTCGGCGAGTGCCTTGACCTGCCCCTCGGTGAAGCCGGGTCCGCCCGGCTCCGCGAGGTTGCGGAAGGCGACCAGCCGCATGGAGTGACAGTTTGCGCAGACTTCCTTGTAGACTCGGAAGCCGCGCTGGAGCTGCGCCTGGTCGAAGCGGCCGAACATGCCGGCGAAGGACCACTTCTCCCGCGGCGGATTGGTGCCGTGTCCGTCCTCGGCCAGAGCCGAGCCGGCACCGAGGGAGGCCGCGAGCAGGGTCGCGGCGGCGAGGCGTGCGATGCGCATCGTTGTTCTCTCCCTCAGCCCTTAGGCGCGCTTGGCGGGTTCGGCCGCAGCACCCGCGGGCATGCCGGATCCGCTCACCTGCTTACCCGGACCGGTCACGGTCTCGAGGATCGAGCCCGGCAGGCGGTCAGGCGTCTCGAACAGGCCGACCAACGGCATGACGATGAGGAAGTGGGCGAAGTAGTAGACGGTGCAGATCCGCGAGGCGAGGACGTAGCCGCCTTCCGGGGGCTTGGCGCCGAGCCAGCCGAGGATGATGGCGTTGACCAGGAACACCCAGAAGAACACCCGGTAGACCGGACGGTAGTTGCAGGAGCGAACCCGCGAGGTGTCGAGCCAGGGCGCGAAGGCCAGGATCAGCACCGCGCCGAACATCAGGATCACGCCGCCGAGCTTGTCCGGCACCGCGCGCAGGATCGCGTAGAAGGGCAGGAAGTACCATTCCGGCACGATGTGCGCGGGCGTCACCGACGGGTTGGCCGGGACGTAGTTGTCGGCGTGGCCGAGATAGTTCGGCTGGTAGAAGATGAACCACGCGAACAGGATCATGAACACCACCACCGCGAACACGTCCTTGATGGTCGCGTAGGGGGTGAAGGGCACGGCGTCCTTGCTCGACTTGATCGGGATGCCGGCCGGGTTGTTCTGGCCCGTGACGTGCAGCGCCCAGACGTGCAGGACGACGACGCCGGCGATCATCCACGGCAGCAGGAAGTGCAGCGAGAAGAAGCGGTTGATGGTCGGGTTGCCGACCGAGTAGCCGCCCCAGAGCAGGCTCTGGATCGTGTCGCCGACGACCGGAATCGCCGCCAGGATGTTGGTGATGACGGTGGCGCCCCAGAAGCTCATCTGGCCCCACGGCAGGGTGTAGCCGAGGAAGGCGGTGGCCATCATCAGCAGGTAGATGATGACGCCGAGCAGGTAGAGCACCTCGCGCGGGGCCTTGTAGGACCCGTAATAGAGGTTGCGGAAGATGTGGACGTAGACCGCCACGAAGAACATCGACGCGCCGTTGGCGTGCGCGTAGCGCAGGAGCCAGCCGTAATTCACGTCGCGCATGATGTGCTCGACGCTCTCGAACGCATTGCTGGCGTTCGGATCGTAGTGCATCGCCAGCCAGACGCCGGTGATGATCTGGATACCCAGGAACGCGATCAGGATCGCGCCGAAGGTCCAGAAGTAGTTGAGGTTACGCGGAACCGGGAAGGCGACGAAGGACGAGTGCACCAGCCCAACCAGCGGCAGCCGTGACTCGAACCACTTCGCGAGGCGGCTCTTGGGTACGTAGGTCGAGGTCGCGTGTGCGCTGCTCATCGGTTTGCCCGCTCCGGCTTCTCGTGTCCTGTTGTCAGGCGACCGCCTTGCCGCCCTCTTCGCCGATCTTGATCTTGGTATCGGTCTCGAAGGCGTAGGGCGGAATCGGCAGGTTGGTCGGCGCCGGGCCGCGGCGCACGCGGCCGACAGCGTCGAACTGCGAGCCGTGGCAGGGGCAGGACCAACCCTCGTAATTGCCGGAATGGCCGATCGGCACGCAGCCGAGATGGGTGCAGTTGCCGTAGCTGACGAGCCACTGATCGTGGCCCTTCTTCACCCGGGATTCATAGGAAGCCGGGTCGATCATCTCGGAGAGCGGCACGGCCTTCATGTCCGTGACTTCCTTCTCCGTGAGCTTGCGCACGAAGATCAGCTTGCCGCGCCAGAACACGTTGACGATCTGGCCGTCCTGGATCGGTGTGAGGTCCACGTCGAGCGGCGCACCGGCCGCGACGGTCGCCGCATCGGGCGCCATCGAGGCCACGAAGGGCCACGCCACCGCGCCCGCCCCGACGGCCAATCCCGCGCCGGTCGCGAGGAACAGGAAATCTCGCTTGGTGCCCTGAGGCCCTTCGTCCGCCAAGGTGGTCCTCCCGTCAGCCGCCGCGCCGAGCCTTTCTGGGCAGCGCTCCGGCGACTTCGCCCGCGCGCACCTTGAAGGCTTTCAAATTCAAAATCTGACGCAACGGCAGACACCATCGCGCCGGGGCAATCAATGCGACCGTGGGTCACCGGATTACCGTTTGGTTCGCGCGGCTCTGTGACATGGCAGATGCGAACATGTCTAGACTGCTGCGCTTGAGCGCTGTGCAGTGCCGCAACGTTCCCTTCCGATCGTCACCCCTGCGCACCATCCCGGTGTCGCGGCCCGCATCGGAGTCCACATTCCCGAACAGCGCTCCATGCCGAAGGGAGAGGTCGCATGCCACGGCGGCGCTTGCACCGCCGAAGAGCAGGAGCGTAAACGACGCGTCTTGAGGAGTTTTCCGATGACCGACCGCCAGCCCGGCTTCAACACCCTCGCGATCCACGCCGGCGCGACCCCCGACCCGGCCACGGGCGCGCGGGCGACGCCGATCTACCAGACGACGAGCTTCGTCTTCGACGACGTGGACCACGCCGCCTCGCTGTTCGGGCTCCAGGCCTTCGGCAACATCTACACCCGGATTACCAACCCGACGAACGCCGTGCTGGAGGAGCGCATCGCCGCGCTCGAAGGCGGCACCGCCGCGCTCGCCGTCGCCTCGGGCCACGCCGCCGAGTTCCTGACCATGCACGCGCTGATGCAGCCGGGCGACGAGTTCATCGCGGCCAACAAGCTCTACGGCGGCTCGATCAACCAGTTCAATCACAGCTACAAGAACTTCGGCTGGCAGGTGGTCTGGGCCGATACCGACGATCCGGATTCCTTCGAGCGGGCGATCACCCCGCGCACCAAGGCGATCTTCTGCGAATCGATCGCCAATCCCGGCGGCGTCATCACCGACATCGCCGCCCTCAGCGTCATCGCCAAGCGCCACAACATCCCGCTCATCGTCGACAACACGATGGCGACGCCGTACCTGATCAAGCCGTTCGAGCATGGCGCCGACATCGTCGTGCATTCGGCCACCAAGTTCCTCGGCGGTCACGGCAATTCCATCGGCGGCCTCATCGTCGACGGCGGCACGTTCCAGTGGCAGGGCGATGCGCGCTACCCGATGCTGTCGGAGCCGCGGCCCGAATATGCCGGCATGGTGTTGGCCGAGACCTTCGGCAATTTCGGGTTCGCCATCGCCGTGCGCGTGCTGTCCCTGCGCGACCTCGGCCCGTCGCTGTCGCCATTCAACGCCTTCCTGATCCTCAACGGCATCGAGACCCTTCCGCTCCGGATGCAGCGCCACTCCGACAATGCCCTGAAGGTGGCGACCTTCCTCGCGGACCACGCCGATGTCGATTGGGTGAGCTATCCCGGCCTCACGAGCGACCGCTATCACGCACTCGCGCAGCGCTACACGCCCAAGGGCGCGGGTGCCGTGTTCACCTTCGGTCTCAAGGGCGGCTACGAGGCGGGCGTCAAACTGGTCTCGAACCTCCAGCTCTTCAGCCATCTCGCCAATATCGGCGACACCCGCTCGCTGGTGATCCATCCGGCCTCGACCACGCATCGCCAGCTGACGGACGAGCAGAAGCGGTCGGCGGGCGCCGGCCCCGAGGTCGTCCGCCTCTCGATCGGCATCGAGGATGCGCAGGATCTCATCGACGATCTCGACGCCGCCCTTCGGACGTAAAGCTCACTCCTTGCGGGACAGCGTTAGCGCGTCCCGCAGGTCCTGCCCGTCGGTAAGGAGCCGACCCTCACGGCGCATCCGCGCCAACAGCGCCCGGTCGGGAAAGCCGCAATAGGGCAGCACCGGAACGGTGCGGCCCGCCGGAATCGCCCCTTCGGCGGCAATCTGGCCGAGCACGCGATCGACCATGAGGCGGCCGTGCTCGTGCAGCCGCACGGCCGCGCGGGTGGCGGTGGTGCCGTCGGGCAGCGCGACGGCTTCCTGGGCCAGGATCGCCCCGGCATCGATCGTGGGCGCGAGGCGGTGGACGGTGACGCCGAACGCCCCCTTCCCGTCCGCCAGCGCGTGGATCGTCGGCACGGGCCCGCGATGGAGCGGCAGCAGGCTCGGATGGAGGTTGATCCCGCCGAGCCGAGCACGCGCGAGCGTGGCCGCGGACAGAATCTGGTCGAAGTGGAAGGTGACGATCAGGTCGGGCGCGTGCGCCGCAAAGCTTCTGCCGATATCATCGCCGTTCACGTCATCGACCCACAGAGTCGGAATTCCGAGCCCGTGACACAGAGCGGCGAGCGGCGTCGCCTCGGGCGTCCCGCGGCTGCCGCCGAGGCGCTGGGTGAGGGGCGCGAGCGGGCGGAGCAGGTCCGGCAGCCCGAAGTTCACGCCGAGATAAGGAAGGAAGCCGGGGCCGGACCGAGCGAGATGCCGCCGGACCTGACCGACGAGCCCGCCGGTTGCCGGCCGCTCGGCGTTGGAGAGGCCGACGAAAGCGATCTCACCGGCGTGATCCGCCACGAAGCGACGCACCGCGCGGGCGTTCGGCAGCGCCTCCAGGGCGAACAGGGCGATCCGGAGGGGCGGCATCACCGCCGCGCCCGGTTACGGAATCGAAAGCCGCTCAGCCCGGCGCTGCGCAGCGATTCGGGCACCAACAGCGCGCCACGGGCGAGCGCGGCGAGGATCGCCGGGAAGGCGATCACGTCCTGATTGCGCTCCAGCCCGCGGGCGATGCGGGCGGCGGCCTCGTCCGCCGTCATCTCCAGGGGGCGCCAGCCCTTGATGACGCCGCCCATCGGCGTCTTGACGTAGCCCGGCGTCACGACGCTGAGGCGCACACCGAGGGGCTTCAGCTTCTGGCGGAGCGCGAGACCATGAGCGAGCAAAGCCGCCTTGGCGCCGCTATAGGCCGGCGCGTCGGGCAGCGGCGCGTAGGCGGCCAGCGAAGAAATCAGCGCGATCTGTCCCCGGCCGCGCCCACTCATCAGGGTCACGCAGGGCAGCATCACGTTGAGCGCGCCGGTGAGATTGATATCCGCCGTCTCGAAGGCCGTCGCCTCCGTCTCCAAGCCGCCGGATGGGTGCCCCCCGTTGACCGCCGCGTTGACGATGACGAGATCGAGGGGTGTCGCCGCATCGGTCTCGTGGATCCAGGCGCCGACCGCCTCCCGCTCGCGCACGTCGATCAGCCGCGTCAGCACCTCGGCGCCTCGCGTCCGGCACTCCTGCGCCACCGCCTCCAGCCGCTCCCGGTCGCGGCCCGTGAGCCTGAGGCTCGCGCCGGTCCCGGCGTAGAAGCGTGCGAGGGCTGCGCCGATGCCGCTGGAGGCACCGGTGATCAGGATGACGGTCAAGGAGAGAGGTCTTTCCGCTGAGGAGCCGGGTCGTGACCGTGTCGAAGGCCGGCGGTCAAAAGGCGGGGGAGAGGCTTCCGTCGCGCCCGGCCTGTTCCAGCGTGTCGCGGGCGGCGGCCAGCGCGGCAGGCGGAAGTGCCGCCTCAAGACGCGGCACGGCGCCGGCCACGGCCCGCTCGATCGCCGAGCGGGAGAAGTAGCCGCCATTGATCTGAGTACGGTTCATGACGACCCGGAAGAAATCCTGCATCAGTGCGGCGTCGGGTGCCTGAGGGTTACTCCAGAAGGTGTCGATGTCGCCCTGATGGGTCAGGCCCGGCATGTTGTAGACCGCCGAGCCGAAGGCCAGCGTCGGCCGTCCGCGCTCGAGGGCGAGCATCCCGACGGTGGAGTTCACGAGAACGACGCCGCGGCTGCCGTCGATGAGCTTGGGCAGGTCGCCGCCGTCGATGAAGTCGAGCCGGTCGTTGCAGCCGTGGCGCTTGGCCGATTGGCGGGCGCGCTTGCGCCAGTTCATGATGCCGCTGTCGAGCGGGTGCAGCTTCACCAGGAGCCGCGTCGGCGCCTGCGAATGCTTGGCGAAGGAGGCGATCACCCGGTCCATGAAGCCCTCGACGCCGAGGAACGGCGAGTGGACGCGGATCTGGTAGTCGCTGTCGAGCTGGAGCGGCAGCAGGAAATAATCGGCGTTGATCGCGTGGTAGATCTCGTTCACCCGCGCCGCCTCACGGCGGGTGCGGCGGCGGCGCACGAACTTCCGGATCCAGCCGGCATATTCGGCGGCGATGTGGTTCGGCCGGTGGGTGCGAAAGCCCGGATAGAGGTACGGAAAGCCGATATTGGCGATGTTGAAGCCGATATCCCACAGGCTGCGCCGGCCCATGTCTCCGGTCAGCGGCATGGCCCGTCCAGGCTGCGGCAGCTTGCGCGCCAGCTCCCGAATCTCTTCAGCCCGCTTCGGCAGGGTCGAGTTGCCGTTCACCCCGCCTGCCTCGCAGGTGATCCAGTAGGGCCGGATGTAGCCCTCCTCGAACACGTGGATGCGCACGCCCATCGGCTTGGCGACGAGCACCGCAGCCTGATGGTAGGGTCGGCAATCGCCGAACAGCACGATGTCGGTGACGGCGTGCGTGCGGATATAGGCTTCGAGGTAGGCGTCCCAGCCGTCGCGCTTGCCGCGGTAATGGTCGGCGGGGAAGGGCCAGAACAACCAGTCGCCGGCCGAGAAGTTGATGCGGCGGACGCCGTGGCCGCGCTCGCGCAGAGCGTTTCCGAGGACCGAGAAGAACGGGGACGCGATCCCCTGCAGGAACAGGAACGTGGCGGCGCAGGGGCCTATGGCATGGGCACGAGGCTGCGACATTCCCAGGCGCTCAATCCCTAGTCGTGAAGCGGTGTGCGCTGCACCATCCGGCCGAACGCCTCTCACAACAGCCCCGCGAACGACAACCGCTGCGCGAAGCAACCGAGAGAATTTGCAGCCT contains:
- a CDS encoding metallophosphoesterase; translation: MLSRRSVLAASAALLAGRAGAADGPLRFGVIADPQYAEAPPNLTLGRYYANSLDKMRAAVATLNGEDLRFVVTLGDVIDRDVASYEKILPIYRTLRHETRFLLGNHDFQVAPEDLGRVPGLLGMEGPYYDFAVAGIRFIVLDGNDVSLFAPPPDDPRRRLAAERLEQANAAGLVNAKPWNGSLSELQFTWLERRLAAARKAGERVVVLNHYPIAPDNPHNLWDAGRITGLLAGQPHVIAYFNGHNHAGNYAERDGIHYVNFHGMVDTPDSSAFAVVEIAGDRLEIRGFGREPSRSLTLKTA
- a CDS encoding YARHG domain-containing protein — translated: MRFLAAAILVSLTASPALAAFPCDELWGERNAIYKDAGYCFRTERAIRAFGNSGCKYDALADVPLSARQRADIADIQRQERENGCAR
- a CDS encoding S-methyl-5'-thioadenosine phosphorylase; the encoded protein is MTAAVLGVIGGSGVYDLPGLEDVREEAITSPWGEPSDALRIGRIGETKVVFLARHGRGHRFSPTGINYRANIDVLKRAGVTDIVSLSACGSFRNELHPGLFVLVDQFVDRTFGRATSFFGNGCVAHVPFAHPVGPLLQRRIAAAAEAEGITVHKGGTYVCMEGPQFSSMAESKHYKAANFDVIGMTNMPEAKLAREGEITYATIAMVTDYDCWHPSHDSVDVASVIAVARANADKAAQLVSRVARDFPAEREDCPAGSHRALDGAIMTAPAHRDPELLAKLDAVAGRVLKG
- a CDS encoding cytochrome c1; translation: MRIARLAAATLLAASLGAGSALAEDGHGTNPPREKWSFAGMFGRFDQAQLQRGFRVYKEVCANCHSMRLVAFRNLAEPGGPGFTEGQVKALAETYSVKELDDSGAEKERPARPADRFPSPFPNDKAAAAANGGKAPPDFSVLAKARTYERGFPLFVFDALPFTGYSEQGVDYIHALLTGYEDAPKGFTMPESGYYNKYYPGHVIAMPPPISDGQVTYPKNDKGELFVPETADQYSRDVSAFMAWAAEPHMMARKSLGLRVILFLFVLAGLLFYVKKQVWKKVGGEVHGLQPELHKTY
- a CDS encoding cytochrome b, with the translated sequence MSSAHATSTYVPKSRLAKWFESRLPLVGLVHSSFVAFPVPRNLNYFWTFGAILIAFLGIQIITGVWLAMHYDPNASNAFESVEHIMRDVNYGWLLRYAHANGASMFFVAVYVHIFRNLYYGSYKAPREVLYLLGVIIYLLMMATAFLGYTLPWGQMSFWGATVITNILAAIPVVGDTIQSLLWGGYSVGNPTINRFFSLHFLLPWMIAGVVVLHVWALHVTGQNNPAGIPIKSSKDAVPFTPYATIKDVFAVVVFMILFAWFIFYQPNYLGHADNYVPANPSVTPAHIVPEWYFLPFYAILRAVPDKLGGVILMFGAVLILAFAPWLDTSRVRSCNYRPVYRVFFWVFLVNAIILGWLGAKPPEGGYVLASRICTVYYFAHFLIVMPLVGLFETPDRLPGSILETVTGPGKQVSGSGMPAGAAAEPAKRA
- the petA gene encoding ubiquinol-cytochrome c reductase iron-sulfur subunit, whose protein sequence is MADEGPQGTKRDFLFLATGAGLAVGAGAVAWPFVASMAPDAATVAAGAPLDVDLTPIQDGQIVNVFWRGKLIFVRKLTEKEVTDMKAVPLSEMIDPASYESRVKKGHDQWLVSYGNCTHLGCVPIGHSGNYEGWSCPCHGSQFDAVGRVRRGPAPTNLPIPPYAFETDTKIKIGEEGGKAVA
- a CDS encoding O-acetylhomoserine aminocarboxypropyltransferase, whose amino-acid sequence is MTDRQPGFNTLAIHAGATPDPATGARATPIYQTTSFVFDDVDHAASLFGLQAFGNIYTRITNPTNAVLEERIAALEGGTAALAVASGHAAEFLTMHALMQPGDEFIAANKLYGGSINQFNHSYKNFGWQVVWADTDDPDSFERAITPRTKAIFCESIANPGGVITDIAALSVIAKRHNIPLIVDNTMATPYLIKPFEHGADIVVHSATKFLGGHGNSIGGLIVDGGTFQWQGDARYPMLSEPRPEYAGMVLAETFGNFGFAIAVRVLSLRDLGPSLSPFNAFLILNGIETLPLRMQRHSDNALKVATFLADHADVDWVSYPGLTSDRYHALAQRYTPKGAGAVFTFGLKGGYEAGVKLVSNLQLFSHLANIGDTRSLVIHPASTTHRQLTDEQKRSAGAGPEVVRLSIGIEDAQDLIDDLDAALRT
- a CDS encoding formyltransferase family protein codes for the protein MPPLRIALFALEALPNARAVRRFVADHAGEIAFVGLSNAERPATGGLVGQVRRHLARSGPGFLPYLGVNFGLPDLLRPLAPLTQRLGGSRGTPEATPLAALCHGLGIPTLWVDDVNGDDIGRSFAAHAPDLIVTFHFDQILSAATLARARLGGINLHPSLLPLHRGPVPTIHALADGKGAFGVTVHRLAPTIDAGAILAQEAVALPDGTTATRAAVRLHEHGRLMVDRVLGQIAAEGAIPAGRTVPVLPYCGFPDRALLARMRREGRLLTDGQDLRDALTLSRKE
- a CDS encoding SDR family NAD(P)-dependent oxidoreductase; its protein translation is MTVILITGASSGIGAALARFYAGTGASLRLTGRDRERLEAVAQECRTRGAEVLTRLIDVREREAVGAWIHETDAATPLDLVIVNAAVNGGHPSGGLETEATAFETADINLTGALNVMLPCVTLMSGRGRGQIALISSLAAYAPLPDAPAYSGAKAALLAHGLALRQKLKPLGVRLSVVTPGYVKTPMGGVIKGWRPLEMTADEAAARIARGLERNQDVIAFPAILAALARGALLVPESLRSAGLSGFRFRNRARR
- a CDS encoding capsule biosynthesis protein, with amino-acid sequence MSQPRAHAIGPCAATFLFLQGIASPFFSVLGNALRERGHGVRRINFSAGDWLFWPFPADHYRGKRDGWDAYLEAYIRTHAVTDIVLFGDCRPYHQAAVLVAKPMGVRIHVFEEGYIRPYWITCEAGGVNGNSTLPKRAEEIRELARKLPQPGRAMPLTGDMGRRSLWDIGFNIANIGFPYLYPGFRTHRPNHIAAEYAGWIRKFVRRRRTRREAARVNEIYHAINADYFLLPLQLDSDYQIRVHSPFLGVEGFMDRVIASFAKHSQAPTRLLVKLHPLDSGIMNWRKRARQSAKRHGCNDRLDFIDGGDLPKLIDGSRGVVLVNSTVGMLALERGRPTLAFGSAVYNMPGLTHQGDIDTFWSNPQAPDAALMQDFFRVVMNRTQINGGYFSRSAIERAVAGAVPRLEAALPPAALAAARDTLEQAGRDGSLSPAF